From Pan troglodytes isolate AG18354 chromosome 9, NHGRI_mPanTro3-v2.0_pri, whole genome shotgun sequence, the proteins below share one genomic window:
- the SNX15 gene encoding sorting nexin-15 isoform X2, producing MSRQAKDDFLRHYTVSDPRTHPKGYTEYKVTAQFISKKDPEDVKEVVVWKRYSDFRKLHGDLAYTHRNLFRRLEEFPAFPRAQVFGRFEASVIEERRKGAEDLLRFTVHIPALNNSPQLKEFFRGGEVTRPLEVSRDLHILPPPLIPTPPPDDPRLSQLLPAERRGLEELEVPVDPPPSSPAQEALDLLFNCESTEEASGSPARGPLTEAELALFDPFSKEEGAAPSPTHVAELATMEVESARLDQEPWEPGGQEEEEDGEGGPTPAYLSQATELITQALRDEKAGAYAAALQGYRDGVHILLQGVPSDPLPARQEGVKKKAAEYLKRAEEILRLHLSQLPP from the exons TTCATCTCAAAGAAGGACCCAGAGGATGTCAAAGAG GTGGTGGTCTGGAAGCGGTACAGCGACTTCCGCAAGCTGCATGGAGACCTGGCCTACACCCACCGCAACCTCTTCCGCCGCCTCGAGGAGTTCCCTGCTTTCCCCCGGGCCCAGGTGTTTG GCCGGTTTGAAGCCTCAGTGATCGAGGAGCGGCGAAAGGGGGCAGAGGACCTGCTTCGCTTCACTGTGCACATACCTGCGCTCAACAACAGCCCCCAGCTCAAGGAGTTCTTCCGG GGTGGGGAGGTGACCCGACCCTTGGAGGTGTCCAGGGACCTGCACATCCTGCCACCCCCTCTGATCCCCACCCCGCCCCCTGATGACCCCCGGCTATCCCAACTGCTCCCTGCAGAAAGGAGGGGCCTCGAGGAATTGGAGGTGCCAG TGGACCCCCCACCATCCAGCCCTGCCCAGGAGGCCCTGGATCTCCTCTTTAACTGTGAGAGCACCGAGGAGGCATCTGGTTCCCCTGCCCGAGGCCCCCTCACCGAGGCTGAGCTTGCCCTCTTCGACCCCTTCTCCAAGGAAG AAGGcgcagcccccagccccacccatgTGGCTGAGCTGGCAACGATGGAGGTGGAGTCTGCAAGGCTGGACCAGGAACCCTGGGAgccaggagggcaggaggaggaagaggacggGGAAGGAGGGCCCACCCCTGCCTACCTAAGCCAGGCCACAGAGCTCATCACCCAGGCCTTGCGGGATGAGAAGGCAGGCGCTTACGCTGCTGCGCTCCAGGGCTATCGAGACGGCGTGCACATCTTGCTTCAGGGAGTCCCCA GTGACCCGTTGCCTGCCCGCCAGGAAGGTGTGAAGAAGAAGGCAGCTGAGTACCTGAAGCGGGCAGAGGAGATCCTGCGCCTGCACCTGTCTCAACTCCCACCCTAA
- the SAC3D1 gene encoding SAC3 domain-containing protein 1 isoform X1, protein MAGRRAQPGSAPPRPAAPHPRPASRAFPQHCCPRDAERPPSPRSPLMPGCELPVGTCPDMCPAAERAQREREHRLHRLEAVPGCRQYPPRADPQRAVKEYSRPAAGKPRPPPSQLRPPSVLLATVRYLAGEVAESADIARAEVASFVADRLRAVRLDLALQGAGDAEAAVVLEAALATLLAVVARLGPDAARGPADPVLLQAQVQEGFGSLRRCYARGAGPHPRQPAFQGLFLLYNLGSVEALHEVLQLPAALRACPPLRKALAVDAAFREGNAARLFRLLQTLPYLPSCAVQCHVGHARREALARFARAFSTPKGQTLPLGFMVNLLALDGLREARDLCQAHGLPLDGEERVVFLRGRYVEEGLPPASTCKVLVESKLRGRTLEEVVMAEEEDEGADRPGSPA, encoded by the exons ATGGCGGGCAGGCGGGCCCAGCCAGGTTCAGCCCCGCCCCGACCCGCCGCTCCCCACCCCCGGCCGGCCTCGCGTGCCTTCCCGCAGCACTGCTGTCCCCGGGATGCTGAGCGCCCACCGTCTCCCCGCAGCCCCCTCATGCCCGGCTGCGAGCTGCCCGTGGGCACCTGCCCGGACATGTGCCCGGCCGCCGAGCGCGCCCAGCGCGAAAGGGAGCACCGCCTGCACCGCTTGGAGGCGGTGCCGGGTTGCCGCCAGTACCCGCCCCGCGCCGATCCGCAGCGCGCGGTGAAGGAGTACAGCCGACCCGCCGCCGGCAAGCCCCGGCCCCCGCCCAGCCAGTTGCGTCCGCCCTCCGTGCTGCTGGCCACCGTGCGCTACCTGGCCGGTGAGGTGGCGGAGAGCGCCGACATCGCCCGCGCCGAGGTGGCCAGCTTCGTGGCAGACCGCTTGCGAGCTGTGCGCCTGGACCTGGCGCTGCAGGGAGCGGGCGACGCCGAGGCAGCGGTGGTGCTGGAGGCGGCGCTGGCCACGCTGCTGGCCGTAGTGGCGCGGCTCGGGCCCGACGCGGCGCGGGGACCCGCGGACCCGGTGCTGCTGCAGGCCCAGGTGCAGGAGGGCTTCGGCTCGCTGCGGCGCTGCTACGCGCGGGGCGCCGGGCCGCACCCCCGCCAACCCGCCTTCCAGGGTCTCTTTCTGCTCTATAACCTGG GCTCGGTGGAAGCCCTGCATGAGGTTCTACAGCTGCCTGCTGCCCTGCGCGCCTGCCCGCCCCTCCGCAAGGCCTTGGCGGTAGATGCTGCCTTCCGAGAGGGCAATGCTGCCCGCCTGTTCCGTCTGCTCCAGACCCTGCCCTACCTGCCAAGTTGCGCTGTGCAGTGCCATGTGGGCCATGCCCGCCGGGAAGCCCTGGCCCGCTTCGCTCGTGCCTTTAGCACCCCCAAGGGCCAGACCTTGCCTCTGGGCTTCATGGTCAACCTCCTGGCCCTGGATGGACTCAGGGAAGCACGGGACCTGTGCCAGGCCCACGGGCTGCCCTTGGACGGAGAGGAGAGAGTTGTGTTCCTGAGGGGTCGCTACGTGGAGGAAGGGCTACCGCCTGCCAGTACGTGCAAGGTGTTAGTGGAGAGCAAACTTCGAGGACGTACCCTGGAGGAGGTGGTCATggcagaggaggaagatgagggcGCGGACAGACCTGGGTCCCCAGCCTGA
- the SAC3D1 gene encoding SAC3 domain-containing protein 1 isoform X3: protein MAGRRAQPGSAPPRPAAPHPRPASRAFPQHCCPRDAERPPSPRSPLMPGCELPVGTCPDMCPAAERAQREREHRLHRLEAVPGCRQYPPRADPQRAVKEYSRPAAGKPRPPPSQLRPPSVLLATVRYLAGEVAESADIARAEVASFVADRLRAVRLDLALQGAGDAEAAVVLEAALATLLAVVARLGPDAARGPADPVLLQAQVQEGFGSLRRCYARGAGPHPRQPAFQGLFLLYNLEMGSRMLPLEFLGSSDPPAPPSQVAGCGHHAQ, encoded by the exons ATGGCGGGCAGGCGGGCCCAGCCAGGTTCAGCCCCGCCCCGACCCGCCGCTCCCCACCCCCGGCCGGCCTCGCGTGCCTTCCCGCAGCACTGCTGTCCCCGGGATGCTGAGCGCCCACCGTCTCCCCGCAGCCCCCTCATGCCCGGCTGCGAGCTGCCCGTGGGCACCTGCCCGGACATGTGCCCGGCCGCCGAGCGCGCCCAGCGCGAAAGGGAGCACCGCCTGCACCGCTTGGAGGCGGTGCCGGGTTGCCGCCAGTACCCGCCCCGCGCCGATCCGCAGCGCGCGGTGAAGGAGTACAGCCGACCCGCCGCCGGCAAGCCCCGGCCCCCGCCCAGCCAGTTGCGTCCGCCCTCCGTGCTGCTGGCCACCGTGCGCTACCTGGCCGGTGAGGTGGCGGAGAGCGCCGACATCGCCCGCGCCGAGGTGGCCAGCTTCGTGGCAGACCGCTTGCGAGCTGTGCGCCTGGACCTGGCGCTGCAGGGAGCGGGCGACGCCGAGGCAGCGGTGGTGCTGGAGGCGGCGCTGGCCACGCTGCTGGCCGTAGTGGCGCGGCTCGGGCCCGACGCGGCGCGGGGACCCGCGGACCCGGTGCTGCTGCAGGCCCAGGTGCAGGAGGGCTTCGGCTCGCTGCGGCGCTGCTACGCGCGGGGCGCCGGGCCGCACCCCCGCCAACCCGCCTTCCAGGGTCTCTTTCTGCTCTATAACCTGG agatgggatctcgcatGTTGCcactcgaattcctgggctcaagtgatcctcctgccccaccctcccaagtagccgggtgCGGCCATCATGCCCAGTGA
- the SAC3D1 gene encoding SAC3 domain-containing protein 1 isoform X2, which produces MAGRRAQPGSAPPRPAAPHPRPASRAFPQHCCPRDAERPPSPRSPLMPGCELPVGTCPDMCPAAERAQREREHRLHRLEAVPGCRQYPPRADPQRAVKEYSRPAAGKPRPPPSQLRPPSVLLATVRYLAGEVAESADIARAEVASFVADRLRAVRLDLALQGAGDAEAAVVLEAALATLLAVVARLGPDAARGPADPVLLQAQVQEGFGSLRRCYARGAGPHPRQPAFQGLFLLYNLGESGSWRLGRAWGQEPTMTVEARWKPCMRFYSCLLPCAPARPSARPWR; this is translated from the exons ATGGCGGGCAGGCGGGCCCAGCCAGGTTCAGCCCCGCCCCGACCCGCCGCTCCCCACCCCCGGCCGGCCTCGCGTGCCTTCCCGCAGCACTGCTGTCCCCGGGATGCTGAGCGCCCACCGTCTCCCCGCAGCCCCCTCATGCCCGGCTGCGAGCTGCCCGTGGGCACCTGCCCGGACATGTGCCCGGCCGCCGAGCGCGCCCAGCGCGAAAGGGAGCACCGCCTGCACCGCTTGGAGGCGGTGCCGGGTTGCCGCCAGTACCCGCCCCGCGCCGATCCGCAGCGCGCGGTGAAGGAGTACAGCCGACCCGCCGCCGGCAAGCCCCGGCCCCCGCCCAGCCAGTTGCGTCCGCCCTCCGTGCTGCTGGCCACCGTGCGCTACCTGGCCGGTGAGGTGGCGGAGAGCGCCGACATCGCCCGCGCCGAGGTGGCCAGCTTCGTGGCAGACCGCTTGCGAGCTGTGCGCCTGGACCTGGCGCTGCAGGGAGCGGGCGACGCCGAGGCAGCGGTGGTGCTGGAGGCGGCGCTGGCCACGCTGCTGGCCGTAGTGGCGCGGCTCGGGCCCGACGCGGCGCGGGGACCCGCGGACCCGGTGCTGCTGCAGGCCCAGGTGCAGGAGGGCTTCGGCTCGCTGCGGCGCTGCTACGCGCGGGGCGCCGGGCCGCACCCCCGCCAACCCGCCTTCCAGGGTCTCTTTCTGCTCTATAACCTGGGTGAGTCGGGATCCTGGCGGCTGGGCAGAGCGTGGGGACAGGAGCCCACCATGACAGTGGAG GCTCGGTGGAAGCCCTGCATGAGGTTCTACAGCTGCCTGCTGCCCTGCGCGCCTGCCCGCCCCTCCGCAAGGCCTTGGCGGTAG